From Psychroflexus torquis ATCC 700755, the proteins below share one genomic window:
- a CDS encoding 4-hydroxyproline epimerase — MSRKTFFCIDAHTCGNPVRVVAGGGPNLVGANMSEKRQHFLKEYDWIRKGLMFEPRGHDMMSGSILFPPHNPENDFAILFIETSGCLPMCGHGTIGTITIAIEEGLITPKIPGKIKMEAPAGLVNIEYKQTGKKVDWVKFINVKSYLAAENLTVDCPELGKITFDVSYGGNYYAIIDPQKNFSGVQDFSASKIIQYSQVVRQKINEKYPNIFFHPENETIRDVSHILWTGTPIDPTSSGRNAVFYGDKAIDRSPCGTGTSARLAQLHAKGKLKKGEDFINESFIGSKFIGRIVEETILNGKPAIIPSIQGWAKVYGYNTITIDDEDDPYANGFQVI; from the coding sequence ATGAGTAGAAAAACCTTTTTTTGCATTGATGCTCACACTTGTGGAAATCCAGTTAGAGTAGTTGCAGGTGGGGGCCCGAATTTAGTTGGTGCTAATATGAGTGAAAAGCGTCAACATTTTTTAAAAGAATACGATTGGATTCGAAAAGGATTAATGTTTGAGCCTCGAGGGCATGATATGATGAGTGGCTCCATTCTATTTCCACCCCACAATCCTGAAAACGATTTTGCCATTTTATTTATTGAAACTTCGGGTTGTTTGCCAATGTGCGGACACGGAACAATTGGTACAATTACCATTGCAATTGAAGAAGGTTTAATTACTCCAAAAATTCCTGGAAAAATTAAAATGGAAGCACCCGCAGGTTTAGTGAATATTGAATATAAGCAAACAGGTAAAAAAGTAGATTGGGTAAAATTCATTAATGTAAAAAGTTATTTAGCTGCAGAAAACTTAACTGTTGATTGTCCTGAATTAGGTAAGATCACTTTTGATGTTTCTTACGGTGGAAATTATTACGCTATTATAGATCCACAAAAAAACTTCTCTGGAGTACAAGATTTTTCAGCAAGCAAGATCATTCAATATTCCCAAGTCGTTAGGCAAAAAATTAATGAGAAATACCCAAACATATTTTTTCATCCTGAAAATGAGACCATTAGAGATGTATCACATATATTATGGACTGGAACTCCTATAGATCCAACCTCATCAGGAAGAAATGCCGTTTTTTATGGTGATAAAGCTATTGATAGGAGTCCATGTGGAACAGGGACTTCTGCTAGATTAGCACAATTACACGCTAAAGGAAAATTGAAAAAAGGTGAAGATTTTATTAACGAAAGTTTTATAGGCTCTAAGTTTATTGGTCGTATTGTAGAAGAAACTATATTAAATGGAAAACCTGCCATTATTCCAAGTATTCAAGGTTGGGCAAAAGTATATGGCTATAATACCATTACTATTGATGATGAAGATGATCCCTATGCTAATGGATTTCAAGTGATTTAA
- a CDS encoding aldehyde dehydrogenase (NADP(+)), giving the protein MITGKNYIGNQLSAKGNKNFKTFNPLLNVENDWEITEASEEEISDAATLAAESFKIYSKFSGTKKAQFLRAIANEIENLGDELLEVFSAESGLPNGRAVGERGRTLGQLRAFADHVETGNWVEASIDTAQPERQPIAKVDLRKMNIALGPVVVFGASNFPLAFSTAGGDTAAALAAGCPVIVKSHPMHAGTGDLVASAIINAAQKTGMPNGVFSNLNSSGIEVGQLLVQNPNIKAVGFTGSHRGGRALYDLAAKREEPIPVFAEMGSVNPVVILPKALQNRAKEIAKTYSGSITLGTGQFCTNPGLILGIKSDGLNNFVETLAEEIVKIEPSVMLHPNITGAYEKNKATALSQKGIKVLAEYETEVKPNYVRQVVTTVEGNTFLNNTTLHHEVFGPYSIVVQCENKAQLEDIISKLEGQLTGTILSDDDEIASHTNIVNVLQNRVGRIILNGVPTGVEVCPSMLHGGPYPASTDSRFTSVGVDSIKRWARPFSYQDWPNDMLPDELKNENPLGIFRNLNRNLTKEKI; this is encoded by the coding sequence ATGATTACAGGAAAAAACTATATAGGAAATCAACTTTCAGCAAAAGGAAACAAAAACTTTAAAACATTTAATCCTTTATTAAATGTTGAAAATGACTGGGAAATTACAGAAGCTTCAGAAGAGGAAATTAGTGATGCCGCAACATTAGCGGCAGAATCTTTTAAAATCTATTCAAAATTTTCTGGAACTAAGAAAGCACAATTCCTTAGAGCAATTGCCAATGAAATTGAAAACCTTGGTGATGAGTTGTTAGAAGTCTTTTCGGCAGAAAGTGGTTTACCAAACGGAAGAGCAGTTGGTGAAAGAGGAAGAACTTTAGGACAATTACGTGCTTTTGCAGATCATGTAGAAACAGGCAATTGGGTAGAAGCTTCCATAGATACAGCGCAACCAGAACGTCAACCAATTGCAAAAGTAGATTTAAGAAAGATGAATATTGCTTTAGGGCCAGTTGTTGTTTTTGGAGCATCAAACTTTCCATTAGCATTTTCAACTGCAGGAGGCGATACAGCAGCAGCTTTAGCGGCAGGTTGCCCCGTGATAGTAAAATCACACCCTATGCATGCTGGCACGGGGGATTTGGTGGCTTCTGCAATCATTAATGCGGCACAAAAAACTGGTATGCCAAATGGCGTTTTTTCAAATTTAAATAGTAGCGGCATTGAAGTTGGTCAATTATTAGTTCAAAACCCTAATATAAAAGCAGTTGGATTTACAGGAAGCCATCGAGGCGGAAGAGCCTTATATGACTTAGCTGCAAAACGCGAAGAGCCAATCCCTGTTTTTGCGGAAATGGGAAGTGTAAACCCTGTGGTCATTTTACCAAAAGCATTACAAAATAGAGCCAAAGAAATCGCAAAAACATACTCAGGTTCTATCACTTTAGGAACAGGACAATTTTGTACAAATCCAGGTTTAATTTTAGGAATAAAATCAGACGGATTAAACAATTTTGTAGAAACCTTAGCTGAAGAAATTGTAAAAATAGAACCCTCTGTTATGTTGCATCCAAACATTACTGGAGCCTATGAAAAAAACAAAGCAACAGCATTATCTCAAAAAGGCATAAAGGTTTTGGCAGAATATGAAACGGAAGTAAAACCAAACTATGTAAGACAAGTAGTTACTACAGTTGAAGGAAATACTTTTTTAAATAATACAACATTGCATCACGAAGTTTTTGGACCCTATTCAATAGTTGTACAATGTGAAAATAAGGCGCAATTAGAAGATATTATTTCAAAACTAGAAGGCCAACTTACAGGAACCATTTTATCTGATGATGATGAAATAGCAAGTCATACTAATATTGTGAATGTCTTACAAAACAGGGTTGGGCGTATCATTTTAAATGGCGTTCCAACAGGCGTAGAGGTTTGTCCGTCTATGCTTCATGGTGGGCCTTATCCAGCGTCAACAGATAGCCGTTTTACATCTGTTGGTGTAGATTCAATCAAGAGGTGGGCAAGGCCTTTTAGTTATCAAGATTGGCCAAATGATATGCTTCCAGATGAATTAAAAAATGAAAATCCTTTAGGTATTTTTAGAAATTTAAATAGAAACTTAACCAAAGAAAAAATCTGA
- a CDS encoding dihydrodipicolinate synthase family protein, which produces MSIQWRGVMPAVTTQFTMNDKLDLDLFKINIKAQLDAGVHGIVLGGTLGEASTLTDEEKRILTRETVALVDGNVPVLINIAEQTTNAAIALAKTAEEDGAKGLMMLPPMRYKASDVEIVEYFKAVANNTSLPIMIYNNPIDYILEVTLDMFEELLQACPNIEAVKESSRNTTNITRIKNRFGDRLAIMTGVDTLALESLVLGADGWVAGLVDAFPAETVAIYELVKAGRIQEAISIYRWFMPLLELDIHPKLVQYIKLASVHTKIGAEYVRAPRLVLQGQERIRIEKVITDALKVRPTLPEYKNLSVLA; this is translated from the coding sequence ATGAGTATTCAATGGAGAGGTGTAATGCCTGCAGTCACAACCCAATTTACAATGAACGACAAATTGGATTTAGATTTATTCAAAATCAATATTAAAGCACAGTTAGATGCGGGAGTCCATGGTATTGTATTAGGTGGAACACTAGGTGAAGCAAGCACCTTAACGGATGAAGAAAAACGCATATTAACTAGGGAAACTGTTGCTTTAGTTGATGGAAATGTTCCTGTATTAATTAATATAGCTGAACAAACCACTAATGCAGCAATAGCCTTAGCTAAAACAGCCGAAGAAGACGGCGCTAAAGGTTTAATGATGCTACCTCCAATGCGTTACAAAGCGAGTGATGTCGAGATTGTAGAATACTTTAAAGCGGTTGCAAACAATACCTCCTTACCAATTATGATCTACAACAACCCAATAGACTATATATTGGAAGTCACTTTGGATATGTTTGAGGAGTTATTACAAGCATGTCCAAACATAGAAGCTGTGAAAGAATCTAGCAGAAATACTACCAATATTACTAGGATTAAAAACCGTTTTGGAGATAGATTAGCAATAATGACCGGAGTTGATACCTTGGCCTTAGAAAGTTTAGTATTAGGTGCAGATGGATGGGTTGCTGGGTTAGTAGATGCTTTTCCAGCTGAAACAGTTGCAATTTACGAACTAGTAAAAGCTGGCAGAATTCAAGAAGCTATCAGCATTTATCGTTGGTTTATGCCGTTATTAGAGTTAGATATTCATCCAAAATTAGTGCAATACATTAAATTAGCATCTGTACACACAAAAATTGGTGCAGAATATGTAAGAGCTCCAAGATTAGTTTTGCAAGGTCAAGAGCGCATAAGAATAGAAAAAGTAATAACAGACGCACTTAAGGTAAGACCAACATTGCCAGAGTACAAAAACTTAAGTGTTTTAGCATAA
- a CDS encoding AraC family transcriptional regulator has protein sequence MKVLPFKIPKPQQNAFVFQIDKEPSFYDKLHQHEEIQISLIIKGEGTLIVGDTVNSYKKGDIFVIGSNIPHVFKSDLKVTKTSHMFTLFFTDRSFGVDFFNLEELNEIKPFFKRSKHGFRITSEKNILTELFFKLETASKLSQLIILLQLLKIFAKTNYKSLSSFVYNKKYSDNEGNRMRNVFEYTMNNFTQEITLDAISKVANMTKNAFCKYFKKRTNKTYFQFLTELRIEHACKLLIKQKETPIVSIAEQCGYNNISNFNRQFQIYKQQSPTAFKNSFHSNNP, from the coding sequence GTGAAAGTACTACCCTTTAAGATTCCAAAACCTCAACAAAATGCTTTTGTTTTTCAAATAGATAAAGAGCCTTCTTTTTATGATAAATTACATCAACATGAAGAAATACAGATAAGTTTAATTATTAAAGGTGAAGGGACCTTAATTGTTGGAGACACGGTAAACTCCTATAAAAAAGGAGATATTTTTGTAATTGGAAGTAATATACCGCACGTGTTTAAAAGTGATTTAAAGGTGACTAAAACCTCGCATATGTTCACCTTGTTTTTTACGGACAGGTCTTTTGGAGTCGATTTTTTTAACCTTGAAGAATTAAACGAAATAAAACCTTTTTTTAAACGCTCCAAACATGGCTTTAGAATTACTTCTGAAAAAAATATTTTAACTGAGCTGTTCTTTAAACTTGAAACGGCTTCAAAACTAAGTCAACTTATTATTTTGCTTCAACTATTAAAAATCTTTGCAAAAACTAATTACAAGAGTTTATCATCTTTTGTTTACAACAAAAAATATTCTGATAATGAAGGAAACAGAATGCGCAATGTTTTTGAATACACCATGAACAACTTTACCCAAGAAATTACTCTTGATGCAATAAGTAAAGTTGCAAACATGACGAAAAATGCCTTTTGTAAATATTTTAAAAAACGAACCAATAAAACCTATTTTCAGTTTTTAACTGAACTGCGTATTGAACATGCTTGTAAACTTTTAATCAAACAGAAAGAAACACCAATAGTGTCAATTGCAGAACAATGTGGTTACAATAATATTTCAAACTTTAATAGGCAGTTTCAAATTTATAAGCAACAATCACCAACCGCGTTTAAAAATTCATTTCATAGCAATAATCCTTAA
- a CDS encoding IS1380-like element ISPto6 family transposase: protein MIKVQNYKKSVSPFSGISFVNESFNSIGLSSLIDSELGERVKYAGYSYSEIIRSLTNVFLSGGDVIEDVSSHLGTHLKEIPNNNVPSPDTIQRGLKELTTENIVHQSKSGLCYDFNVNKKLNLLNIKSLLLTKQLESNKDYDFDYDNQITANKKYDAKRTYKKNKGYFPGVATIGDNIVYIENRDGNANVKFKQAETLQNAYGLLKSQDITINRSRMDAGSYSKDIIEVVAKNSKLFYIRANKSDTVFEQILEISDWIDIELNYKNYQVASIKFKQFNEDKNYRLVIMREKTSNNQIDVFTGDAFKYRSILTNDWKNTEKQIIEYYNNRGTSEKIFDVMNNDFGWKRMPFSFLNQNNTFMIVTAMIKNFYTYFVGLVSKVFDNISPTTRIKRFVFRFINVAGKWVHQSRGWVLKLYSKSPYKQLLI from the coding sequence ATGATAAAAGTACAAAATTATAAGAAATCTGTAAGTCCTTTTTCGGGAATTTCATTTGTTAACGAATCCTTCAACAGTATAGGTTTGTCAAGTTTAATAGATTCAGAACTAGGTGAAAGAGTTAAATACGCTGGTTATTCTTACAGCGAAATAATCAGAAGCCTAACCAATGTATTTTTAAGTGGAGGCGATGTTATTGAAGATGTTAGTTCTCATTTAGGCACACATTTAAAGGAAATTCCCAATAACAATGTTCCCAGCCCAGATACGATACAAAGAGGTCTCAAGGAATTAACCACAGAGAACATTGTTCATCAATCAAAATCTGGCTTATGTTATGATTTTAACGTCAATAAAAAGCTAAATTTACTCAACATCAAATCTTTGCTTTTAACTAAACAATTGGAATCAAATAAGGATTACGATTTTGATTACGACAATCAAATAACAGCAAATAAAAAGTATGATGCTAAACGCACATACAAGAAGAATAAAGGTTACTTCCCAGGTGTAGCAACGATTGGCGACAATATTGTTTATATTGAAAACCGAGACGGAAATGCCAATGTAAAGTTTAAGCAAGCAGAAACATTACAGAATGCCTATGGTCTATTGAAGTCGCAAGACATTACCATAAATCGTTCAAGAATGGATGCTGGTTCGTATTCAAAAGATATTATAGAGGTGGTTGCAAAAAACAGTAAACTCTTTTACATAAGAGCCAATAAAAGTGATACTGTTTTTGAACAAATACTAGAAATAAGTGACTGGATAGACATTGAATTAAACTACAAAAACTATCAAGTAGCTTCGATAAAGTTTAAGCAATTTAACGAGGATAAAAATTACCGTTTGGTAATTATGCGTGAAAAAACTTCGAACAATCAGATAGATGTATTTACTGGTGATGCTTTTAAATACCGTTCAATACTTACAAATGATTGGAAGAATACAGAAAAACAAATTATCGAATATTACAATAATAGAGGAACAAGTGAAAAGATTTTTGATGTAATGAATAATGATTTTGGCTGGAAACGAATGCCTTTTTCGTTTCTAAATCAAAATAACACCTTTATGATTGTTACAGCAATGATCAAAAATTTCTATACTTATTTTGTAGGTTTAGTATCAAAAGTGTTTGATAATATTTCACCAACAACTCGCATTAAAAGGTTTGTTTTTAGATTCATAAACGTGGCAGGCAAATGGGTTCACCAAAGTAGGGGTTGGGTTTTAAAACTCTACAGTAAATCACCTTACAAACAGCTTTTAATTTAA
- a CDS encoding PorV/PorQ family protein, translating into MKRLVLILTLALTCSVFSQTAKYSNEFLNIGVDAASFGMANAVTATTNDVNSGYWNPAGLVNLKDSQVSAMHANYFANIATYNYIAGAMPIDSKSAVGFSIIRFGVDDILNTTQLIDDQGNIDFNRISLFSTADYAFTLSYARNLPLEGFSYGVNAKVIRRVIGDFAQAWGFGFDAGIQFQRKSWFFGVMARDITTTYNTWTFDDAELATIQGAIDGQNQTTPEATEITLPKLQLGIAKTTSIHRDFDLTTSLNMDFRFAETNDIISSGSMSATPAFGFEVDYIKLVYLRGGVGNFQNLESLGGEGTNIGFQPNFGVGFRYKGIQIDYALTDIGDQSLALYSNVFSLKLDWSVFR; encoded by the coding sequence TTGAAGAGGCTTGTCCTTATATTAACTCTTGCATTGACGTGTTCAGTTTTTTCACAAACTGCAAAATATTCTAATGAATTTCTGAACATAGGCGTAGATGCGGCTTCATTTGGAATGGCAAATGCTGTAACCGCAACCACAAATGACGTTAATTCTGGGTATTGGAATCCTGCTGGACTGGTCAACCTAAAAGATAGCCAAGTCTCGGCCATGCATGCCAATTATTTTGCAAACATTGCTACGTACAACTATATAGCTGGCGCAATGCCCATCGACAGTAAAAGTGCTGTGGGGTTTAGTATCATCCGCTTTGGTGTGGACGACATCTTAAACACTACACAGCTAATTGATGATCAAGGCAATATTGACTTCAATAGAATAAGTTTATTTTCTACTGCAGATTATGCCTTTACCTTATCTTATGCTAGGAATTTACCTTTGGAGGGATTTTCATATGGTGTAAATGCTAAAGTAATAAGAAGAGTTATCGGTGATTTTGCTCAAGCTTGGGGGTTTGGTTTTGACGCAGGGATTCAATTTCAACGAAAGAGTTGGTTTTTTGGAGTTATGGCTAGGGATATCACCACGACGTATAACACTTGGACTTTCGACGATGCTGAGCTAGCCACAATCCAAGGCGCCATCGATGGACAAAACCAAACCACGCCTGAGGCGACTGAAATCACACTGCCAAAACTTCAACTTGGCATTGCTAAAACCACCAGTATTCATAGAGATTTTGATCTTACTACGTCCTTAAATATGGACTTTCGCTTTGCAGAAACCAATGATATTATTTCCTCAGGTTCTATGAGTGCTACTCCCGCTTTTGGTTTTGAAGTTGACTATATCAAATTAGTCTACTTAAGAGGCGGCGTCGGTAATTTTCAAAACCTTGAATCCCTTGGTGGTGAGGGAACCAATATTGGTTTCCAACCCAATTTTGGAGTAGGATTCCGGTATAAAGGAATCCAAATTGACTATGCCCTTACTGATATTGGAGACCAAAGCCTTGCCTTATATTCCAATGTTTTTTCTTTAAAGTTAGATTGGTCGGTATTTAGGTAA